Below is a genomic region from Neorhizobium galegae.
GGCTTTCGACCTCTGGAAGAAGATCGCCGGTCTTTCGGATGACAAGATCATCCGCATTCCGACCAGCGACAATTTCTGGGCGATGGGCGATACCGGTCCCTGCGGCCCGTGCTCGGAAATCTTCTATGACCATGGCGACCATATATGGGGCGGACCGCCCGGTTCGCCGGAAGAGGACGGTGACCGGTTCATCGAAATCTGGAACCTCGTCTTCATGCAGTATGAGCAGGTGACGAAGGAAGAGCGGATCGACCTGCCGCGCCCGTCGATCGACACCGGCATGGGCCTCGAGCGTGTTGCGGCCGTCCTCCAGGGCCAGCACGACAATTACGATATCGACCTGTTCCGGGCGCTGATCTCGGCCTCTGAAGAGGCGACCGGCGTCAAGGCGGAAGGCGAGCATCGCGGCAGCCACCGCGTCATCGCCGACCACCTGCGATCCTCCGCGTTCCTGATCGCCGACGGCGTCTTGCCCTCGAACGAAGGCCGCGGTTATGTGCTCCGCCGCATCATGCGCCGCGCCATGCGCCACGCACAGCTTCTCGGCGCCCGCGATCCGCTGCTCTGGAAGCTGCTGCCGGCGCTCATCCAGCAGATGGGCCGCGCCTATCCGGAACTGGTGCGTGCGGAATCACTGATTTCGGAAACGCTGAAGCTCGAGGAGAACCGTTTTCGCAAGACGCTGGAGCGCGGTCTTTCGTTGCTGTCGGATGCGACCAACACGCTTCACAAGGGCGATATGCTGGATGGCGAGACCGCCTTCAAGCTCTACGACACCTATGGCTTCCCGCTTGACCTCACTCAGGATGCCTTGCGCGCCCGCGAAATCGGCGTCGATATTTCCGGTTTCACCGACGCCATGCAGCGCCAGAAGGCGGAAGCCCGCTCGCACTGGACCGGTTCCGGCGACAAGGCGACGGAAACGATCTGGTTCGAGCTCAAGGAAAAGCACGGCGCCACCGAATTCCTCGGCTACGACACGGAAACTGCTGAAGGCGTGGTGCAGGCGATCGTGCGCGAGGGCAAGGCGGTCGCCAGTGCATCGGCCGGCGAACAGGTGCAGGTCGTCGTCAACCAGACGCCTTTCTACGGCGAATCCGGCGGTCAGATGGGCGATACCGGGGTGATCTCGACGGACAATGCCAAGCTCACTGTCTCGGATACCCAGAAGAAGGGCGAGGGCGTATTCGTCCACATCGCCACCGTGACCGAGGGCACGTTGAAGGTTGGTGATGCCGCAGCGCTGACGGTCGATCACGACCGTCGCTCGCGCCTGCGTTCCAACCATTCGGCCACCCATCTGCTGCATGAGGCGCTTCGTGAAGTGCTCGGCACCCATGTGGCCCAGAAGGGTTCGCTGGTAGCGCCCGAGCGCCTGCGTTTCGACGTCTCGCATCCGAAGCCGATGTCGGCCGAGGAATTGCAGAAGGTCGAGGACATGGCGAACGCCATCATCCTCCAGAATGCGCCGGTCACGACACGCCTGATGAGCGTCGACGACGCGATCGCGGAAGGCGCTATGGCGCTATTCGGCGAAAAATACGGTGATGAAGTTCGCGTTGTTGCGATGGGCAAGGCGATCGAAGGTCCGAAGGCCGGCAAGCCCTATTCGGTCGAACTCTGCGGTGGCACGCATGTCAACGCGACCGGTGATATCGGCTTGGTCCGCGTTCTCGGCGAAAGCGCAGTCGGTGCGGGCGTTCGTCGTGTCGAGGCGGTGACGGGGGAGGCTGCACGGGCTTATCTCGCCGAACAGGACGAGCGCGTGAAAAC
It encodes:
- the alaS gene encoding alanine--tRNA ligase; protein product: MSGVNEIRSTFLDYFRKNGHEVVSSSPLVPRNDPTLMFTNAGMVQFKNVFTGLEKRSYSTATTAQKCVRAGGKHNDLDNVGYTARHHTFFEMLGNFSFGDYFKANAIELAWNLITKEFGLDAKRLLVTVYHTDDEAFDLWKKIAGLSDDKIIRIPTSDNFWAMGDTGPCGPCSEIFYDHGDHIWGGPPGSPEEDGDRFIEIWNLVFMQYEQVTKEERIDLPRPSIDTGMGLERVAAVLQGQHDNYDIDLFRALISASEEATGVKAEGEHRGSHRVIADHLRSSAFLIADGVLPSNEGRGYVLRRIMRRAMRHAQLLGARDPLLWKLLPALIQQMGRAYPELVRAESLISETLKLEENRFRKTLERGLSLLSDATNTLHKGDMLDGETAFKLYDTYGFPLDLTQDALRAREIGVDISGFTDAMQRQKAEARSHWTGSGDKATETIWFELKEKHGATEFLGYDTETAEGVVQAIVREGKAVASASAGEQVQVVVNQTPFYGESGGQMGDTGVISTDNAKLTVSDTQKKGEGVFVHIATVTEGTLKVGDAAALTVDHDRRSRLRSNHSATHLLHEALREVLGTHVAQKGSLVAPERLRFDVSHPKPMSAEELQKVEDMANAIILQNAPVTTRLMSVDDAIAEGAMALFGEKYGDEVRVVAMGKAIEGPKAGKPYSVELCGGTHVNATGDIGLVRVLGESAVGAGVRRVEAVTGEAARAYLAEQDERVKTLAGALKVQPAELVSRVEALIDERRKLEKELADARRRLAMGGGQGGSAGDLKEIGGIKFMGKALNGIDAKDLKGLADEGKASLGSGVVTLIGVSEDGKASAVVAVTPDLVGRFSAVDLVRIASVALGGKGGGGRPDMAQAGGPDGAKANEALDAVAAALGA